The following is a genomic window from Desulfofarcimen acetoxidans DSM 771.
TTCCATCTTGCACTATAGGCGTCAACAACATAGAGAATTATCCCCATGACAATTAGCATGATTCCTACCAGCAAAGGGTCGCGAAACACTGTCTCCGCCTGTTCTTCAAAAAAGAAGCCAAAAGCTGCTCCGGGTATGGTAGCCAGTAACAGATACCAAAACAACCTACCCTCATAATTTTTCTGCAAAGTTAAACCGTTCCAGGCCAGCACAAGCCAATCCTGCCAGAAAAAAGCCACCACAGCAATCAGCGTTCCCATGTGCAAAGCAATATCAAATGTAAGTCCCGGATCCTTCCAGTTAAAAAGCCATGGTAATAAATACAAGTGTGCTGAACTGGATATGGGTAAAAACTCACCCAGTCCCTGCACTATACCCATGATAAGTGCCTGCCAAACAGTTATTGTCAACAACAACACCCCCAAGTATTATAGCACAGGGAAATAGTATTTAGAACTGTTTATTAAGATTTATCCTTGCCCCGGGGGAAATATCCAAGCGCAGGAAATCGTAAGGATTGGTGCTTAAAATACGCACCACCTCTCCACCGGCATTGACCTGTAAAGGAATCCCCTTGTAAACCACTTCTTTATAATCAGATTCCTGCCGTGGTTCCAAACCTTCAAAAACCAGTTCCAACTGCATTGGAGTATATAAAATCATTGCAAGGGCACCTCTTCCCGCTGCCTGCGTTCTTCTATCAAACGATTGAGTTTATACACCGCTTTGCCTACACCGCCTACTTCATTGATTAGACCAACATCCACAGCTTCTTTACCGATCAAAACAGTGCCTATATCACGGGCCAACTCACCAGTGCGAAACATTAATTCTCTAAATTTTTCTTCAGTGCAGTGAGAATGCTGTGTAACAAACCTAACTACCCGATCCTGCATCTTATCCAGGTATTCATAGGTTTGAGGAACGCCGATAACCAGACCGTTTAATCTGATCGGGTGGATGGTCATACTGGCGGTTTCGGCGATAAATGAATAGGAACTGCTGGTAGCGATAGGCACTCCTATTGAATGTCCCCCACCCAGGACCACAGATACAGTAGGCTTGGATAAACCGGAAACCATTTCAGCTATGGCCAAACCTGCCTCAACATCTCCCCCAACAGTATTTAAAATCACCAGCACTCCCTCAATATCCGTGCTCTGTTCCAGCGCCACTAATTGTGGAATGATATGCTCATACTTGGTAGTTTTATTCTGAGGGGGCAACACTAGATGGCCTTCACTGGTTATTAACAGAAAAAAAGCATTATCGTAGTTTTCCTCTATTTTTCAATTCAGCTGCTAAACATTTAACCATGAGCCGTTTATATAAATTAATAGCAGCCGGATCGGTATAGTCGGAAAACTCCTTAGAAATAACATAATATTGCAGTTTATTCTCTTCCAATATGCTTGTCACCCCCTTTTGTCATTAACTATATTGTCCTTAGATACCTAATTTTAATAACAAAAAAGGGAGTCTCATCACCTCCCTATTAACTAATAGTTTTATTAATCTATAAATCCTTTTTTTAAAATACTCCACATAAGATTTAGAAGTAGCGAAAATAAATGTAAATATTGGATATAATTATAGAAATTATCATTAGCGGAAATGATATCTTCATGAATTGTCTGAAGGATAGACTAATTCCGTTTTTTTCAGCAATTCCCGCGACAATAACATTCGCTGAAGCTCCGATTAGAGTTCCATTTCCTCCAAGACAAGCGCCAAGAGCAAGAGACCACCACACTGGTTCTAG
Proteins encoded in this region:
- a CDS encoding YlzJ-like family protein: MILYTPMQLELVFEGLEPRQESDYKEVVYKGIPLQVNAGGEVVRILSTNPYDFLRLDISPGARINLNKQF
- the uppP gene encoding undecaprenyl-diphosphatase UppP, giving the protein MTVWQALIMGIVQGLGEFLPISSSAHLYLLPWLFNWKDPGLTFDIALHMGTLIAVVAFFWQDWLVLAWNGLTLQKNYEGRLFWYLLLATIPGAAFGFFFEEQAETVFRDPLLVGIMLIVMGIILYVVDAYSARWKEIDQLNLPDALLIGISQAFAIIPGVSRSGITMTAARFRGMTGEAAARFSFLLSTPIILGAGLVKLKDMSSSDVNLAFVVGIISSAVIGILSIKFLLQYLASRSFAVFAWYRFIVGACVIALVLIRG